ATGATCGCGGAGAAAGCCGCGGGCCACAAGGCGTCGGCGCTCGGCTTCTGTTCGGGCGTGATCGCCGGCCTCGTCGCCATCACTCCGGCGGCGGGCAATAGCGGGCCGTTCGGCGCCATCGTGCTGGGCGCGGTCGCCTCGGTCGTCTGCTTCTTCGCGGTGACGGTGGTGAAGCCCAAGCTCGGCTATGACGACTCGCTCGACGCCTTCGGCATCCACGGCATCGGCGGCATGATCGGCGCGATCGGCACCGCCATCGTCTATGCGCCTTCGCTGGGCGGCCCCGGCGGCGCGGACTATGCCATGGGCGGTCAGCTCATGACGCAGATCCTGGCGACGCTGACCACCATCGTCTGGGCGTCGATCGGCACCGCCATCGCCATCTTCATCGCCAAGGCCGTGACCGGCCTGCGGGTCAGCCAGGAGGTCGAATATGAAGGCCTCGACCTCGGCGAGCATGGCGAGCGCGCCTATAATTACTGAGATTGGCAGGGCGGCGACAAGCCGCCCGCCTCACCCTGTTCCTCCTGCGAACACCACTCGGGACCGGTGCGAAAGCATCGGTCTCCTTTTTTACAGCTGCGACGATGTCATCGAACAGATCGGCTGATGCGGCTGATAGCGCGCCATGCCGTCCAAAAGCGCGTCCATGTCGTCCGCGTGGATCAGAATGCCCGCATGGGCGGAGCGGATGAAGCCCGCCTCCACCATCTGCCGATAGAAGGCGATCAGCGGATCGTAGAAGCGGCTGACGTTCAACAGCCCCACCGGCTTGGCATGATAGCCAAGCTGCGCCCAGCTGATCGCTTCCCATAGTTCGTCCATCGTGCCGACGCCGCCCGGCAGGGTCACGAAGCCGTCGGACAGGTCGGTGAACAGCGCCTTGCGCTGATGCATGGTCTGGACGATGTGGAGGTGCGTGAAGCCATGATGGGCGGCTTCCGCCTGGACCAGCGCTTCGGGGATGACGCCGATCACTTCGCCGCCCGCTTCGAGCGCGGCGTCCGCGAGCGTGCCCATCAACCCCAACCGGCCGCCGCCATAGACGACCCCGATGCCGCGCCGCGCCAGCCCCTGCCCCACCTGCCGGGCGGCTTCGATAAAGGCGGGGTCGGCGGGCGTGGCCGAACCGCAATAGACCGCCAGTCTCTTCATATAAGGTCTTTCAGCATCAGCGCCGCCGTCACCTTCGCCCCGGCCACCACGCCGGGAATGCCCGCGCCCGGATGCGTGCCCGCGCCCACCAGATAGAAGTTGGGCAACACGTCATCCTGATTATGCGGCCGGAACCCGGCATTCTGGGACAGGCGCGGCTCCAGGCTGAAGGCGCTGCCATGATGCGCGGACAGGTCGCGCGCGTGATCGGCGGGCGTCCGGTGAAACTGGGTGACGATGCGGGAACGGATGTCGGGGATCAGCCGGTGCTCGATCTCGTCCAATATCCGTTCGGCATAAACCGGCCCGAAGCGGTCCCAGTCGATCGGCAATTTGCCCATATGGGGCACGGGCGTCATGACGGAAAAGGTCGAATGGCCGTCCGGCGCCAGCGACGGGTCGGTGACGGTGGCGTGTTGCAGGTAGAGGGCGGCATCCTGCGGCAGGATGCCATGGTCGAAAATGTCCTTGAGCCACGCTTCATAACGCGGGCCGAACAGCATCATGTGGTGCGGGATGCCGGGCCAGCTTCCCCTGATCCCGAAATGCAGGACGAACATGCCGGGCGACCAGTGTTTGCGCGCGATCCGCTCCGCCATCTTCGGACCGCGCGGATGATGGCCCAGAAGGTCGCGATAGCTGTGCAACAGATCGGCGTTGCTGGCAACCGCCTCCGCATCGCCGCGCCAGCCCGATGCCGTGCGGACGGCCACGGCGCGGTCGCCATGCACTTCGATCCGTTCGACCTTGTCGCCCAGGCGCAGCACGCCGCCCAGCCGCTCGAAATGAGTCGCCATGCCCTGCACCAGACGGTGGGTCCCGCCCTGGGCGAACCAGACGCCGCCCTGCTTCTCCAGCTTGTGGATCAGGCTGTTGACGCCGCTGGCGGTCGACGGATTGCCGCCGATCATCAGCACGCGCCACGACAGCGCCTGCCGCAGCCTTTCATCCTTCACATAAGAGGAGACCACCGAATAGACGGAGCGCCACGCCTGATGGCGGGCGAGCATCGGCGCGGCCCGGACCATGGAGCGGACATCGGGAAAGCCCGCCGAACCGAGCCGCCGCCAGGCGTCTTCATACACATCGTCGGCATAATCGAGGAACCGTTCATAGCCCGCGACGTCCGATGGGCTGAGCTTCGCGATCCGGGCGCGCAGGCTGCCCTCCCCGCCCGCATGGTCGAACTGGGCGCCATCGGGCCAGTTCAGGCGGTAGAAGGGCGAGACGGGGAGGAGCGTCACATCCTCGCCCATGTCGTGGCCGGAGAGACGCCATAGCTCCGCCAGCGAGGCCGGATCGGTGATGCCGGTCGGCCCGGCGTCGAAGATGAAGCCGTCCCTTTCCCACAGGGCGGCGCAGCCGCCGGGGCGGTCGCGGGCTTCGACCAGCGTGGTGTCGATCCCCGCGGACTGGAGGCGGATGGCGAGCGCCAGGCCGCCGAAGCCCGCGCCGATGACGACGGCTTTCCTGCTCATCGGGCGATGGGGTCCGGCATGGGAAGCATGGCGCCTCTTATGGGCATGGGGGAGGAAGGGCACAAGACGGGATGCAAAACCATGAAGGAGATGGCGAGGGGAAAGGGTTTACGAAGGATGCGATATAGTATAGGGGGGTATATTATGCATATCGTGGCGGATCGGGAAAAATTGCTGGCGCGCGTCCGGCGGATCGCGGGACAGGTCCAGGCCGTCGAGCGGCAGTTGACGGGCGATGCGGGCTGTTCCGAGACGTTGCAGCTGGTCGCGTCGGTGCGCGGGGCGGTGGGCAGCCTGATGGAGGAACTGATCGAGCAGCATATGCGCGAGCATGTGGCCCGGCCCGGCCTGAACGACATGCAGCGGGAAGCGGCGGCCGAAGAGATGCTAACGCTGATCCGGCGATACGGGAAATGACCATGCACGGCGACCATGAGCAGGGCCACGGCCATCATCATCACCACGGCCATCATGACGGCCCCGAACGTCACGCCCATGGGAGCGGGCATGGGAACGGGCATGGCGATGGACAGGACGATGGGCGTGGCGGGCGGGACCGGTTCCCGCCGCCGCGCGCCGATGCGGAGATCAGCCATTATTTCGACCATATCTACCTGAGCGCCGGGCATGACCGGAATGCGAAGCGGACGGTCTGGGTCGTCTGGCTGACCGCCGCGACCATGGTGGTGGAGATCGTCT
This genomic window from Sphingobium cloacae contains:
- a CDS encoding LOG family protein, whose protein sequence is MKRLAVYCGSATPADPAFIEAARQVGQGLARRGIGVVYGGGRLGLMGTLADAALEAGGEVIGVIPEALVQAEAAHHGFTHLHIVQTMHQRKALFTDLSDGFVTLPGGVGTMDELWEAISWAQLGYHAKPVGLLNVSRFYDPLIAFYRQMVEAGFIRSAHAGILIHADDMDALLDGMARYQPHQPICSMTSSQL
- a CDS encoding phytoene desaturase, with amino-acid sequence MSRKAVVIGAGFGGLALAIRLQSAGIDTTLVEARDRPGGCAALWERDGFIFDAGPTGITDPASLAELWRLSGHDMGEDVTLLPVSPFYRLNWPDGAQFDHAGGEGSLRARIAKLSPSDVAGYERFLDYADDVYEDAWRRLGSAGFPDVRSMVRAAPMLARHQAWRSVYSVVSSYVKDERLRQALSWRVLMIGGNPSTASGVNSLIHKLEKQGGVWFAQGGTHRLVQGMATHFERLGGVLRLGDKVERIEVHGDRAVAVRTASGWRGDAEAVASNADLLHSYRDLLGHHPRGPKMAERIARKHWSPGMFVLHFGIRGSWPGIPHHMMLFGPRYEAWLKDIFDHGILPQDAALYLQHATVTDPSLAPDGHSTFSVMTPVPHMGKLPIDWDRFGPVYAERILDEIEHRLIPDIRSRIVTQFHRTPADHARDLSAHHGSAFSLEPRLSQNAGFRPHNQDDVLPNFYLVGAGTHPGAGIPGVVAGAKVTAALMLKDLI
- a CDS encoding metal/formaldehyde-sensitive transcriptional repressor produces the protein MHIVADREKLLARVRRIAGQVQAVERQLTGDAGCSETLQLVASVRGAVGSLMEELIEQHMREHVARPGLNDMQREAAAEEMLTLIRRYGK